The following coding sequences are from one Pseudomonas mendocina window:
- a CDS encoding peptidylprolyl isomerase, with protein sequence MLKQLVLATGALLLSTSLLAAENPKVLLTTSLGEVEIELAADKAPISTQNFLKYVDSGFYAGTQFHRVIPGFMVQGGGFDADMRQKDTDAPIKNEADNGLHNVRGTLAMARTQARDSATSQFFINHKDNAFLDHGSRDFGYAVFGKVTRGMDVVDKIAQVPTGNRGMHQNVPREPVLIIEAKRL encoded by the coding sequence ATGCTCAAGCAACTCGTTCTTGCCACTGGCGCCCTGCTGCTGTCGACCAGTCTGCTGGCCGCGGAAAACCCCAAGGTGCTGCTGACCACCAGCCTCGGCGAAGTGGAAATCGAACTGGCTGCCGACAAGGCGCCGATCAGCACGCAGAACTTCCTCAAGTACGTCGACAGCGGCTTCTATGCCGGCACCCAGTTCCACCGGGTAATCCCGGGCTTCATGGTTCAGGGCGGCGGCTTCGATGCCGACATGCGCCAGAAGGACACCGACGCACCGATCAAGAATGAGGCCGACAATGGCCTGCACAATGTTCGCGGCACCCTGGCCATGGCCCGCACCCAGGCTCGTGACTCGGCCACCAGCCAGTTCTTCATCAACCACAAGGACAACGCCTTCCTCGATCACGGCTCGCGCGACTTCGGCTACGCCGTATTCGGCAAGGTCACCCGTGGCATGGACGTGGTCGACAAGATCGCCCAGGTACCGACCGGCAACCGCGGCATGCACCAGAACGTACCGCGTGAGCCAGTGCTGATCATCGAAGCCAAACGTCTGTAG
- a CDS encoding alpha/beta fold hydrolase, with translation MPYFDNDGCQLHYEDYGHGTPLLLVHGLGSSTRDWEYQIPLLSQHYRVIALDVRGHGRSDKPREAYRIADFASDVAALIEYLQLPPVHLVGISMGGMIGFQLGVDRPELLRSLTIVNSGPEVKAKSARDWLEIGKRWTLSRLLSLETIAKALAKLLFPKPEQAELRRKVEERWPQNDKRAYLASLDAIIGWGVRERLNRITCPTLVITADRDYTPVERKREYVAEMSNARLLVIENSRHATPLDQPERFNNALLAFLGETANKEN, from the coding sequence ATGCCCTACTTCGACAACGATGGCTGCCAACTGCATTACGAAGACTATGGCCATGGCACGCCGCTGCTGCTGGTGCATGGTCTGGGCTCGAGCACTCGCGACTGGGAGTACCAGATTCCGTTGCTCAGCCAGCACTACCGGGTAATTGCGCTCGACGTGCGCGGCCATGGCCGCTCGGACAAACCCCGCGAGGCTTACCGCATTGCCGATTTTGCCAGTGATGTGGCCGCACTGATCGAGTACCTGCAGCTGCCGCCCGTGCATCTGGTGGGCATCTCCATGGGCGGCATGATCGGCTTTCAGCTCGGCGTCGACCGCCCCGAACTGCTGCGCAGCCTGACCATCGTCAACAGCGGCCCCGAAGTGAAGGCCAAGAGCGCACGGGACTGGCTGGAGATCGGCAAACGCTGGACGCTATCGCGCCTGCTCAGCCTGGAGACCATTGCCAAGGCGCTGGCCAAGCTGCTGTTCCCCAAACCGGAGCAGGCCGAACTGAGGCGCAAGGTCGAGGAACGCTGGCCGCAGAATGACAAGCGCGCCTACCTCGCCAGCCTCGACGCCATCATCGGCTGGGGCGTGCGGGAACGCCTCAATCGCATCACCTGTCCTACGCTGGTGATCACCGCCGATCGCGACTACACCCCGGTCGAACGCAAGCGTGAATACGTGGCAGAAATGTCCAACGCGCGCCTGCTGGTGATCGAAAATTCGCGCCACGCCACACCACTGGATCAACCGGAACGCTTTAATAACGCCCTACTCGCCTTCCTCGGTGAGACTGCCAACAAGGAAAACTGA
- a CDS encoding LysR family transcriptional regulator, whose translation MKAPRVTLDQWRTLQAVVDQGGFAQAAEVLHRSQSSVSYTVARMQEQLGVPLLRIDGRKAVLTEAGDVLLRRSRQLVKQASQLEDLAHHMEQGWEAEVRLVVDAAYPTANIVRALTAFMPQSRGCRVRLREEVLSGVEEVLLEGTADLAISALNITGHLGIELNEVEFVAVANPEHPLHRLQRELSFQDLEGQMQVVTRDSGRLQPRDAGWLGAEQRWTVGSLPTARTFVSSGLGFAWLPRHLITRELQEGQLKLLPLTQGGVRKPRFFLYSNKDRVLGPATQILIELIKNFDAAPLDAAFAAPQSPN comes from the coding sequence ATGAAAGCCCCCCGCGTAACCCTGGATCAATGGCGCACGCTGCAAGCCGTGGTGGATCAGGGCGGCTTCGCCCAGGCAGCCGAAGTGCTGCACCGCTCGCAGTCCTCGGTCAGCTATACCGTGGCGCGCATGCAGGAACAGCTCGGCGTACCACTGCTGCGCATCGATGGGCGCAAGGCCGTGCTGACCGAAGCAGGCGACGTGCTGCTGCGACGCTCGCGACAACTGGTCAAGCAGGCCAGCCAGCTGGAAGACCTGGCCCACCATATGGAACAGGGTTGGGAAGCCGAGGTGCGCCTGGTGGTGGACGCGGCCTACCCCACTGCCAATATCGTCCGCGCGCTGACCGCCTTCATGCCGCAAAGCCGCGGCTGTCGTGTACGTCTGCGTGAAGAGGTGCTGTCCGGCGTCGAGGAGGTGCTGCTCGAAGGTACCGCCGACCTGGCTATCAGCGCACTGAACATCACCGGGCACCTCGGTATCGAGCTCAATGAAGTGGAGTTCGTCGCCGTCGCCAACCCGGAACACCCGCTGCATCGCCTGCAACGCGAGCTGAGCTTCCAAGATCTGGAAGGCCAGATGCAGGTGGTAACGCGCGACAGTGGCCGCCTGCAGCCGCGCGATGCCGGCTGGCTGGGCGCGGAACAACGCTGGACGGTGGGCAGCCTGCCGACCGCGCGCACCTTCGTCAGCAGCGGCCTGGGCTTCGCCTGGCTACCCCGTCACCTGATCACCCGCGAACTGCAGGAAGGTCAGCTCAAGCTTCTTCCGCTGACCCAGGGCGGCGTGCGCAAGCCCCGCTTCTTCCTCTACAGCAACAAGGATCGCGTGCTAGGCCCGGCGACACAGATCCTCATCGAACTGATCAAGAACTTCGATGCAGCACCGCTGGACGCCGCCTTCGCCGCGCCGCAGTCGCCCAACTGA
- a CDS encoding 3-phosphoglycerate kinase — translation MKKIICLLFTCLPLGAYAYPIEVEKQFNGAEVSATTQEIDHNMAALMLYNYGQSEAECRAVFRNGPEAPRTRRTVLAPGASNNMTVKFTRSVIRLRISLTCGLK, via the coding sequence ATGAAAAAAATAATCTGCCTGCTGTTCACTTGCCTGCCGTTGGGGGCCTACGCCTATCCCATCGAGGTGGAGAAGCAGTTCAACGGCGCCGAGGTCTCTGCTACCACTCAAGAGATCGACCACAACATGGCGGCGTTGATGCTCTACAACTACGGTCAGAGCGAAGCCGAATGCAGAGCGGTATTCCGCAATGGCCCCGAGGCGCCGCGCACGCGGCGCACCGTCCTGGCTCCTGGCGCCAGCAACAACATGACCGTCAAGTTCACGCGTAGCGTGATCCGCCTGCGAATCAGCCTGACCTGCGGGCTCAAGTAG
- a CDS encoding FMN-dependent NADH-azoreductase, whose translation MSRVLVIESSARQQGSVSRDLTQQFIATWQAAHPADQVQVRDLAVDPVPHLDATLLGGWMTPSEQQSEAEKAALARSNQLTDELLAADVLVLAAPMYNFAIPSTLKAWLDHVLRAGVTFKYTDTGPQGLLTGKRAFVLTARGGIYAGSGLDHQEPYLRQALAFIGIHDVQFIHAEGLNMGAEFSEKGLAQARAKLAEVA comes from the coding sequence ATGTCCCGTGTCCTGGTTATCGAAAGCAGCGCCCGCCAACAAGGTTCGGTTTCCCGTGACCTGACCCAGCAATTCATCGCCACCTGGCAAGCGGCCCATCCGGCAGACCAGGTTCAGGTTCGCGACCTCGCCGTCGATCCGGTACCACACCTGGACGCCACCCTGCTGGGCGGTTGGATGACGCCGAGCGAGCAGCAGAGCGAGGCCGAGAAAGCCGCGCTGGCGCGTTCCAACCAACTGACCGACGAGTTGCTGGCCGCCGATGTACTGGTACTGGCTGCGCCGATGTACAACTTCGCGATTCCCAGCACCCTGAAGGCCTGGCTGGATCACGTGCTGCGCGCTGGCGTCACTTTCAAGTACACCGATACCGGCCCACAGGGTCTGTTGACTGGCAAGCGTGCCTTCGTGCTCACCGCCCGTGGTGGCATCTATGCCGGCAGCGGCCTGGATCATCAGGAACCCTACCTGCGTCAGGCACTGGCGTTTATCGGCATCCACGACGTGCAGTTCATCCATGCCGAGGGCCTGAACATGGGCGCCGAGTTCAGCGAGAAAGGCCTGGCGCAGGCCAGGGCCAAGCTGGCTGAAGTGGCCTGA
- a CDS encoding carboxylate/amino acid/amine transporter, translated as MRYLLIVTLLWAFSFSLIGEYLAGRVDSYFAVLTRIVIAGLLFVPLTRWRGHAPSFVRGMLLIGALQFGVTYVCLYLSFSVLTVPEVLLFTILTPLHVTLIEDALNRRFNPWALVAAVVAVLGAGIIRYDGISSGFMLGFVLLQIANFTFAAGQVLYKHLLRSHPSTEPQYKRFGFFYLGALLVALPAFLLLGDGERLPATALQWSVLGWLGVVASGLGLYWWNKGASLVDGGTLAVMNNALVPAGLLVNLLIWNHDADLLRLALGGAVIVASLPLVGFGRTRQAQGRAV; from the coding sequence ATGCGCTATCTGTTGATCGTGACCCTGCTGTGGGCTTTTTCCTTCAGTCTGATCGGCGAATATCTGGCCGGTCGGGTCGATAGCTATTTTGCAGTACTGACGCGCATCGTCATCGCCGGGCTGCTGTTTGTCCCTCTGACTCGCTGGCGCGGCCATGCACCGTCTTTCGTACGCGGCATGTTGCTGATCGGTGCGCTGCAGTTTGGCGTCACCTACGTCTGCCTGTACCTGAGCTTCTCGGTACTGACCGTACCGGAGGTGTTGCTGTTCACCATCCTCACACCGCTGCACGTGACGCTGATCGAGGACGCTCTCAATCGGCGTTTCAATCCTTGGGCACTGGTAGCCGCGGTGGTGGCGGTACTGGGCGCGGGCATCATTCGCTATGACGGCATCAGCAGTGGCTTCATGCTGGGTTTCGTACTGCTGCAAATCGCCAACTTCACCTTCGCCGCTGGCCAGGTGCTTTACAAGCACTTGCTGCGCAGCCACCCGTCGACGGAGCCGCAATACAAACGCTTCGGCTTCTTCTATCTTGGGGCGCTGCTGGTGGCGCTGCCGGCCTTCTTGCTGCTCGGCGATGGCGAGCGTTTGCCGGCCACGGCGCTGCAGTGGAGTGTGCTCGGCTGGCTCGGCGTGGTCGCTTCGGGGCTGGGTCTGTACTGGTGGAACAAGGGCGCCAGCCTGGTCGATGGCGGCACTCTGGCGGTGATGAACAATGCCCTGGTACCAGCTGGGTTGCTGGTCAATCTGCTGATCTGGAATCACGACGCGGATCTGTTGCGCCTGGCGCTGGGCGGTGCAGTGATCGTCGCATCACTGCCACTGGTTGGTTTCGGGCGGACGCGGCAAGCGCAAGGGAGAGCAGTCTGA
- the rarD gene encoding EamA family transporter RarD: MQLSGRGVALSVGASVLFAVLPGYVQWLAPLDGVQIFAQRVLWSIPLVLLLVVLARQTGLLRESFMRLRREPLLLAACPLAAALIGVQWGIFLWAPLAGHMLEVSMGYFLLPLAMVLTGRLFYGERLRPLQRLAVACAMLGVLHELWRTQAFSWLTLITALGYPPYFMLRRWMRLDALSGFVLEMLMLAPLAIWLIVVYGPVGAFDGRPALWLLVPGMALIGTLAFAAYMASSRLLPLGLFGILSYVEPVLLFAVALLVLGESFDAGQWLTYLPIWLAVLLVGWDSARLLRKQQLER; the protein is encoded by the coding sequence ATGCAGCTGTCGGGGCGTGGGGTGGCGTTGTCGGTAGGAGCGTCGGTGCTGTTCGCGGTGTTGCCCGGCTACGTGCAGTGGTTGGCGCCGCTGGATGGCGTGCAGATTTTCGCCCAGCGTGTGCTCTGGTCGATTCCGCTGGTCTTGCTGCTGGTGGTGTTGGCTCGGCAGACCGGGTTGCTGCGCGAGAGCTTCATGCGCCTGCGCCGCGAGCCGCTTCTTTTGGCGGCCTGTCCTTTGGCAGCAGCGCTGATCGGCGTGCAGTGGGGGATTTTTCTCTGGGCACCGTTGGCTGGACACATGCTGGAAGTGTCCATGGGTTACTTCCTTCTGCCATTGGCGATGGTGCTGACTGGGCGGTTGTTCTATGGCGAGCGTCTGCGTCCCTTGCAGCGATTGGCAGTGGCTTGCGCCATGCTTGGTGTATTGCACGAGCTATGGCGTACCCAGGCGTTTTCCTGGCTGACGTTGATCACGGCATTGGGCTATCCGCCTTATTTCATGCTGCGCCGCTGGATGCGCCTGGATGCGTTGTCCGGGTTCGTACTGGAGATGCTGATGCTGGCGCCATTGGCGATCTGGCTGATCGTCGTCTACGGGCCGGTTGGCGCGTTCGATGGACGTCCTGCGCTCTGGCTACTGGTACCGGGCATGGCGCTGATCGGTACGCTGGCGTTTGCTGCATACATGGCCTCCAGCCGGCTGCTGCCGCTGGGGCTATTCGGCATTCTCAGCTATGTCGAGCCCGTGTTGCTATTCGCCGTGGCCTTGCTGGTGCTGGGGGAGAGTTTCGATGCTGGGCAATGGCTGACCTACCTGCCTATCTGGCTGGCGGTACTGCTAGTGGGTTGGGACAGCGCCCGGCTGTTGCGCAAGCAACAGCTCGAGCGTTGA
- a CDS encoding dihydrofolate reductase family protein — MNSSLIYHVTSSLDGYIARPDGRLDWFDSHRQTDEEYSFQYFYSGIDALLMGRGTYEALLARGGPWPYPGKPCVVLTRLALSRASDEIQLTHCTPAQAVAALEEAGFHRIWLVGGSLLAGNCYTAGLIDEVIVNLAPHLLGAGVPMLATGMERSLTLSDQRRFNSGTLQLHYQVQKQASQPTQIPSPRINAA, encoded by the coding sequence ATGAACTCCTCGTTGATCTACCACGTCACTTCAAGCCTGGATGGGTATATCGCTCGCCCCGACGGCCGCCTCGACTGGTTCGATTCACACCGCCAGACGGACGAGGAATACAGCTTCCAGTATTTCTACTCGGGTATCGACGCCCTGCTGATGGGCCGTGGCACCTACGAAGCACTGCTGGCACGTGGCGGCCCCTGGCCTTATCCCGGCAAGCCTTGCGTGGTGCTTACCCGCCTCGCGCTGTCACGCGCCTCCGATGAGATTCAACTCACTCACTGCACGCCGGCCCAAGCCGTGGCTGCACTGGAGGAGGCAGGTTTTCATCGCATCTGGCTAGTAGGCGGTAGTTTGCTCGCAGGTAACTGCTACACCGCCGGCCTGATCGATGAAGTGATCGTCAATCTGGCCCCGCATCTGCTCGGTGCCGGCGTCCCGATGCTGGCCACGGGAATGGAGCGTAGCCTGACACTGAGCGACCAGCGCCGCTTCAACAGCGGTACGCTGCAGTTGCACTATCAGGTACAGAAACAGGCCAGCCAGCCCACGCAGATTCCTTCTCCGCGCATCAATGCGGCCTGA
- a CDS encoding DEAD/DEAH box helicase: MFAQFALHDRLLKAVAELNFVEPTPVQTAAIPPALEGKDLRVIAQTGSGKTAAFVLPLLNRLLGDGNAKQRLSIRALILLPTRELAQQTLKEVERFAQFTFLKAGLVTGGEDFKVQAAMMRKIDILIGTPGRLIEHANAGNLPLDEVEVLVFDEADRMLDMGFAEDAQRLAEACGPHQTLLFSATTGGNGLREMVAKVLKEPQHLMLNSVSQLNEGTRQQIITADHNYHKEQLVDWLLANETYDKAIVFTNTRVQADRLYGKLVAAGVKTFVLHGEKDQKDRKLAIERLRQGAVKVLVATDVAARGLDVEGLDLVINFDMPRSGDEYVHRIGRTGRAGGEGLAVSLICHTDWNLMSSIERYLKQRFERRTIKELKGVYQGPKNLKASGKAAGSKKKKTDKKDPKKAAAPKRKTGPRPAGKPSSLVSEDGSAPLKRRKPAAE, translated from the coding sequence GTGTTTGCCCAATTCGCCCTGCATGACCGCCTGCTGAAAGCCGTGGCCGAGCTTAATTTCGTCGAGCCGACTCCGGTGCAGACGGCAGCGATTCCGCCCGCATTGGAGGGCAAGGATCTGCGGGTGATCGCCCAGACCGGCAGCGGCAAGACCGCCGCTTTCGTCCTGCCGCTGCTCAATCGGTTGCTCGGCGACGGCAACGCCAAGCAGCGCCTGAGCATTCGCGCGCTGATTCTGCTGCCGACCCGTGAGCTGGCGCAGCAGACGCTCAAGGAAGTCGAGCGTTTTGCCCAGTTCACCTTCCTCAAGGCCGGCCTGGTGACGGGGGGCGAGGACTTCAAGGTGCAGGCCGCGATGATGCGCAAGATCGATATCCTGATCGGCACGCCAGGCCGGCTGATTGAGCATGCCAACGCCGGTAACCTGCCGCTGGATGAGGTCGAGGTGCTGGTGTTCGACGAAGCCGACCGTATGCTCGACATGGGCTTTGCCGAGGACGCCCAGCGCCTGGCCGAGGCTTGTGGCCCGCACCAGACACTGCTGTTCTCCGCCACCACTGGCGGCAATGGCCTGCGCGAGATGGTCGCCAAGGTGCTGAAGGAACCGCAGCACCTGATGCTCAACAGCGTCAGCCAGCTCAACGAGGGCACTCGCCAGCAGATCATCACGGCCGACCACAACTACCACAAGGAACAGCTTGTGGATTGGCTGTTGGCCAATGAGACCTACGACAAGGCCATCGTCTTCACCAACACCCGCGTCCAGGCTGATCGTCTCTATGGCAAACTGGTGGCGGCCGGGGTCAAGACGTTCGTCTTGCACGGCGAGAAGGATCAGAAGGATCGCAAGCTGGCCATCGAGCGCCTGCGTCAGGGCGCGGTCAAGGTGCTGGTGGCCACCGATGTGGCGGCGCGCGGCCTGGATGTCGAAGGCCTGGATCTGGTGATCAACTTCGATATGCCGCGTTCCGGCGATGAGTATGTGCACCGCATCGGTCGTACCGGCCGCGCCGGAGGCGAAGGCCTGGCGGTATCGTTGATCTGTCACACCGACTGGAACCTGATGTCGAGCATCGAGCGCTACCTCAAGCAGCGCTTCGAACGTCGCACCATCAAGGAGCTGAAGGGCGTCTACCAGGGGCCGAAGAACCTCAAGGCCTCGGGCAAGGCCGCCGGCAGCAAGAAGAAAAAGACCGACAAGAAAGATCCGAAGAAAGCCGCCGCCCCCAAGCGCAAGACTGGCCCGCGCCCAGCTGGCAAGCCATCATCGCTGGTCAGCGAAGATGGCAGCGCGCCGCTCAAGCGCAGGAAGCCAGCGGCGGAGTGA
- a CDS encoding ABC transporter ATP-binding protein has protein sequence MLFRRFESLIDVFKPSPDVAPPAGMLRFYGHYLKQVWPLMIAVLVIGFFAAVIEVALFSFLGQLIDMAQASTDASSFFTEHQNALLWMLLVALIIRPIVFGLHNLLTHQAVNPGLTNLIRWQNHRYVLKQSLSFFQNDFAGRIAQRVMQTGPSLRDSAMQVIDALWHVVVYAGSALYLFAAADLRLVVPLALWIVGYSAALWYFVPRIKARSAAASSARSKVMGRVVDGYSNIATLKLFAHSQEEESYAREAMQDLLDKFRLQSRTITALDFLITCLNGVLIVGTGALALWLWSQALITTGAIALALGLVIRINNMAEWIMWVVNGIFENVGTVQDGMQTIVQPRQVLDHDGAKPIQVQQGAVRFEDIHFHYGKKGGVIAGFSLDIRPGEKIGLVGPSGAGKSTLVNLLLRLYDLENGRILVDGQDIATVTQESLRAHIGVVTQDTSLLHRSIRDNLRYGNPGASDEQLLEAVRKARADAFIPTLDDSQGGHGLDAQVGERGVKLSGGQRQRIAIARVLLKDAPILVLDEATSALDSEVEAAIQESLDSLMEGKTVIAIAHRLSTIARMDRLVVIDQGQLIETGTHAELIARGGLYARLWQHQTGGFVGVE, from the coding sequence ATGTTGTTTCGCCGCTTCGAATCCCTGATCGACGTCTTCAAGCCCAGCCCGGACGTCGCCCCGCCAGCCGGCATGCTGCGCTTTTATGGTCACTACCTGAAACAGGTATGGCCACTGATGATCGCGGTGCTGGTCATCGGCTTTTTCGCCGCCGTGATCGAGGTGGCGCTGTTCAGCTTCCTCGGCCAGTTGATCGACATGGCTCAGGCCAGTACGGATGCCAGCAGTTTCTTTACCGAGCATCAGAACGCACTGCTGTGGATGCTGCTGGTGGCACTGATCATCCGCCCGATCGTGTTCGGCCTGCACAACCTGCTCACGCATCAGGCAGTCAACCCGGGCCTGACCAACCTGATCCGCTGGCAGAACCACCGCTACGTGCTCAAGCAGAGCCTGAGTTTCTTCCAGAACGACTTCGCCGGCCGCATCGCCCAACGCGTGATGCAGACCGGCCCTTCGCTGCGCGACTCGGCCATGCAGGTGATAGATGCGCTCTGGCACGTGGTGGTCTATGCCGGCAGCGCCTTGTATCTGTTCGCCGCCGCCGACCTGCGCCTCGTCGTGCCGCTGGCCCTGTGGATAGTCGGCTACAGCGCCGCGTTGTGGTACTTCGTGCCGCGCATCAAGGCACGCTCCGCTGCGGCATCCTCCGCACGCTCGAAAGTCATGGGCCGGGTGGTCGACGGCTACAGCAACATCGCCACGCTCAAGCTGTTCGCTCACTCGCAGGAGGAGGAAAGCTACGCCCGCGAAGCAATGCAGGATCTGCTCGACAAGTTCCGCCTGCAGTCGCGCACCATCACCGCGCTGGACTTTCTGATCACCTGCCTGAACGGCGTACTGATCGTCGGCACCGGCGCCCTGGCGCTGTGGCTATGGAGCCAGGCACTGATCACCACCGGCGCCATCGCCCTGGCCCTAGGCCTGGTGATCCGCATCAACAACATGGCCGAGTGGATCATGTGGGTGGTCAACGGCATCTTCGAGAACGTCGGCACCGTGCAGGATGGCATGCAGACCATCGTCCAGCCGCGCCAGGTACTCGACCACGACGGCGCCAAACCGATCCAGGTACAGCAGGGCGCCGTGCGTTTCGAGGACATCCACTTCCATTACGGCAAGAAAGGCGGCGTGATTGCAGGTTTCAGCCTCGACATCCGTCCAGGCGAGAAGATCGGCCTGGTCGGCCCCTCCGGCGCTGGCAAGTCGACCCTGGTCAACCTGTTGCTGCGTCTCTACGACCTGGAGAACGGTCGCATCCTGGTCGACGGCCAGGACATCGCCACCGTGACCCAGGAAAGCTTACGGGCTCATATCGGCGTGGTGACCCAGGACACCTCGCTGCTGCACCGTTCGATCCGCGACAACCTGCGGTACGGCAACCCCGGCGCCAGCGACGAACAACTTTTGGAAGCGGTGCGCAAGGCTCGTGCCGACGCCTTCATCCCCACCCTCGATGACAGCCAGGGCGGCCATGGCCTGGATGCTCAGGTTGGTGAACGTGGGGTAAAACTGTCCGGCGGCCAGCGCCAGCGCATCGCGATCGCCCGTGTCCTGCTCAAGGACGCACCGATCCTGGTGCTGGACGAAGCCACCTCGGCACTGGACTCGGAAGTCGAAGCGGCGATTCAGGAAAGCCTGGATAGCCTGATGGAGGGCAAGACGGTGATCGCCATCGCCCATCGCCTGTCGACCATCGCGCGGATGGATCGCCTGGTGGTGATCGACCAGGGCCAGCTCATCGAAACCGGCACCCACGCTGAACTGATCGCCCGCGGCGGCTTGTATGCGCGCCTGTGGCAACACCAGACAGGTGGTTTCGTCGGGGTGGAGTGA